From one Melioribacteraceae bacterium genomic stretch:
- a CDS encoding DoxX family protein, with protein MTSSLTIFFVRVMVGSVFLIEGIQKFLYFEIRGVGRFIKIGLPAPEFLGYFVASFEIVCGILILLGLFTRISAVPLIIIMLTAIISTKVPILFKDGFWEMAHAARTD; from the coding sequence ATGACCTCGTCCCTTACAATCTTCTTTGTGAGGGTAATGGTTGGGTCAGTATTTCTAATCGAAGGAATTCAAAAATTTCTTTATTTCGAAATTAGAGGAGTTGGCAGATTCATTAAAATTGGGTTACCCGCACCGGAGTTTTTAGGTTACTTTGTAGCCTCATTTGAAATCGTTTGCGGTATTTTAATTTTACTCGGATTATTTACTCGTATCTCTGCTGTTCCATTAATAATTATAATGTTAACAGCAATAATCTCGACAAAAGTACCAATACTTTTTAAAGATGGATTTTGGGAAATGGCACATGCCGCAAGAACAGATTGA
- a CDS encoding DsrE family protein, whose amino-acid sequence MEILIIINDAPYGTEKAYNALRLAMSIQKESSDTQVDVFLMADAVGCALPNQNTPQGYYNVERMLKSVILKGSKVKACGGCMDARGLTQEMLMNGVEKSSMKELTELTLASDKVLTF is encoded by the coding sequence ATGGAAATACTTATAATTATTAACGATGCACCTTATGGAACGGAAAAAGCTTATAATGCATTACGATTAGCAATGAGTATTCAAAAAGAAAGCAGCGATACACAAGTTGATGTGTTTTTAATGGCAGATGCAGTCGGATGTGCTCTACCAAATCAAAATACACCTCAAGGATATTACAATGTTGAGCGAATGTTGAAGTCAGTAATTCTGAAAGGTAGCAAAGTAAAAGCTTGCGGCGGTTGCATGGACGCAAGAGGATTAACTCAAGAAATGTTAATGAATGGTGTTGAAAAAAGTAGTATGAAAGAATTGACCGAGTTAACTTTAGCTTCAGATAAAGTGCTTACATTTTAG
- a CDS encoding cytochrome c-type biogenesis CcmF C-terminal domain-containing protein: MIGNIVLTIGLLASLFTLTMYYFTLRGFENTKNFARIGFHTTAIMVIAASALLLHAVLTHQYQYNYVYNYSGSGLPTGLLMSTFYAGQEGSFMLWVLLTSIVGLILLDYTAKRGDLEERTMFFFTLVIAFLLVMVNPLLKSPFNYIWADPSFINAKNINSSFLNLSFVQNFLFTDSSNGTTFVQMNKDLYALLTANGIAINDFIIQGKGLNPLLQNFWMQIHPPILFVGFSMATAPFAFAMAAIVKNEYTEWIKQSLPWILSGMMLLGLGIMLGGYWAYGVLGWGGYWGWDPVENSSLVPWIVGVALIHTMLIQKKSQSNGGHPRFVKTNLLLAVMTYVLVIYSTFLTRSGILGDASVHSFVSPGMLVYFFLVVFIGTFTIIGLGGIAYRWKYLNETFNDDSSGLSRELALFTGAVTLLASAIIVLVGTSAPIFGQSVEIRFYNEMNLPIGIIIGLLNGLSLLLKWKHTESNEIFKNSRNAIAGAVIMTALIVIFGGIHDIMMIIFTFSAAFALFVNGEIAFKILKGKKTHLGAYIAHIGIALFMLGVIATGGKTYEEQIDLVKGEPKSVLGYDLTFKGYTPIDNGKKFAFNIDIAKNGEVKNTISPVMYVADFNNSLMREPDILNMLTKDIYVSPLGYNDGAAQDHNHDQTVTIKKGSSATYENAVVTFVNFEFPEESMSSMMGGGSFQIGAVFNVEQEGKAYEAKAYMKSEGGNRTFVPADVPEANLKIDMINLDASGSVVVSLESLDGSDSNNSHASMTKETLSIEASVKPFINLVWAGVLIMVAGFTVSVVRRTKESKK; the protein is encoded by the coding sequence ATGATTGGAAATATAGTTTTAACCATAGGACTTCTTGCAAGTCTTTTCACTCTTACTATGTATTATTTTACACTAAGAGGTTTTGAAAATACAAAAAACTTTGCAAGAATAGGATTTCACACTACTGCTATTATGGTAATCGCAGCTAGTGCATTATTGCTTCATGCTGTGCTTACACATCAATATCAGTATAATTATGTTTACAACTATAGTGGAAGCGGACTTCCAACCGGCTTACTTATGTCAACGTTTTATGCCGGACAAGAAGGCAGTTTTATGTTATGGGTATTATTAACTTCCATAGTAGGATTAATACTTTTAGATTATACAGCAAAGCGTGGCGACCTGGAAGAGCGTACAATGTTTTTCTTTACATTGGTTATTGCCTTTCTTCTTGTTATGGTAAACCCACTATTAAAATCACCGTTTAATTACATTTGGGCTGATCCAAGTTTCATAAATGCAAAAAATATTAATTCATCATTTCTGAATTTATCATTCGTTCAAAATTTTCTATTTACTGATTCCAGTAATGGAACAACATTCGTTCAGATGAATAAAGATTTGTATGCATTGTTAACTGCAAACGGAATTGCGATCAATGATTTTATTATTCAAGGAAAAGGCTTGAATCCACTTCTCCAAAACTTCTGGATGCAAATTCACCCGCCGATTTTATTTGTTGGATTTTCAATGGCAACAGCGCCATTTGCTTTTGCAATGGCCGCAATAGTTAAAAATGAATATACGGAATGGATTAAACAATCATTACCCTGGATACTTAGTGGAATGATGCTACTCGGGCTGGGAATTATGCTTGGTGGTTATTGGGCTTATGGTGTACTCGGTTGGGGTGGTTATTGGGGATGGGATCCTGTGGAAAATTCTTCTCTTGTACCTTGGATTGTCGGTGTTGCGTTAATTCATACAATGTTGATCCAAAAAAAATCGCAATCAAATGGCGGACATCCAAGATTTGTAAAAACAAATTTGCTGCTTGCTGTAATGACTTACGTTCTAGTTATTTATAGTACATTCTTAACGAGAAGCGGTATTCTTGGCGACGCATCTGTACACTCGTTTGTTAGCCCGGGTATGTTGGTTTACTTTTTCTTAGTTGTGTTTATTGGAACATTCACAATTATCGGATTAGGTGGAATTGCTTATCGCTGGAAATACTTAAACGAAACCTTTAACGATGACAGCAGCGGCCTATCAAGAGAGCTAGCGTTGTTTACAGGAGCAGTTACTTTATTAGCATCTGCAATTATTGTTTTAGTCGGAACAAGTGCTCCAATTTTCGGTCAATCTGTTGAAATAAGATTTTATAATGAAATGAATTTACCGATCGGAATTATTATCGGTTTATTAAACGGACTCAGTTTATTATTAAAATGGAAACATACAGAAAGTAATGAGATTTTTAAGAACTCAAGAAATGCAATAGCTGGCGCAGTTATTATGACCGCATTAATTGTAATATTTGGCGGTATCCATGATATAATGATGATCATCTTTACATTCTCTGCAGCCTTCGCACTTTTCGTGAACGGTGAAATTGCTTTTAAAATATTAAAAGGAAAGAAAACACATTTAGGTGCATATATTGCTCATATCGGTATAGCGTTATTTATGTTAGGTGTTATAGCCACAGGCGGAAAAACATATGAAGAACAAATCGATTTAGTTAAAGGCGAACCAAAATCAGTGCTTGGTTACGACTTAACTTTTAAAGGGTACACCCCAATTGATAACGGAAAGAAGTTTGCTTTTAATATTGATATTGCCAAAAATGGTGAAGTAAAAAATACAATATCACCGGTTATGTACGTTGCAGATTTCAACAATAGCTTGATGCGTGAACCTGATATCTTAAATATGCTTACAAAAGATATTTATGTTTCACCACTTGGTTATAATGATGGAGCAGCACAAGATCACAACCATGATCAGACTGTAACAATAAAAAAGGGAAGCTCTGCGACTTATGAAAATGCGGTTGTTACTTTTGTAAATTTTGAGTTTCCGGAAGAGTCCATGAGTTCAATGATGGGCGGCGGTTCATTTCAAATCGGTGCTGTCTTCAATGTTGAACAAGAAGGCAAAGCATATGAAGCAAAAGCGTACATGAAAAGTGAAGGTGGAAATAGAACATTTGTTCCGGCAGATGTACCCGAAGCAAATTTAAAGATAGATATGATTAATCTGGATGCCTCCGGTAGCGTGGTTGTTTCATTAGAATCACTTGATGGATCGGACTCTAATAATTCTCATGCTTCAATGACAAAGGAAACTCTTTCTATTGAGGCGAGTGTAAAACCATTTATCAATTTAGTTTGGGCTGGTGTTCTTATCATGGTTGCGGGTTTTACAGTCTCGGTTGTAAGAAGAACAAAAGAATCAAAAAAATAA